One genomic window of Phoenix dactylifera cultivar Barhee BC4 chromosome 6, palm_55x_up_171113_PBpolish2nd_filt_p, whole genome shotgun sequence includes the following:
- the LOC103703757 gene encoding cyclin-T1-1-like isoform X2, whose amino-acid sequence MPSLSQGIYIDLQEIGWFCQEVKVKMAEEPSVVLFQLGMTRDGERDTADKFKSSWYFSREEIENNSPSRKDGIDARKESQLRMLYCSFLRDVGMRLGLPQITIATAIMFCHRFYLHQSHAKNEWQTIAMVCMFLASKVEDTPRGLDKVVIVAYETMCRRDPSAAQKIHRKEVFEKQKTLILIGERLLLSTIRFDFNIQHPYKPLLDALKKLEITRKDVRQVAWNFVNDWLRTTMCLQYKPHYIAAGSLFLAAKLHNVRLATERGHVWWHEFDVAPQQLEEVIQRMTLLLGYKSRPMVTRALEKPIHTPLAAKEEVSSSPDSVLIMPDSCRSSSSQDFDGEVGRHRPVGSINRMIAKCSSADGECSCVDGRTELQCQSRESESPIGVSKDGERLGMDLDQARLEPHHVVNGLSKIDIELRCQPRETESLSSVAKDGEESGRDLDPFSVAKDGERSGKELDQVRMEPHHDVRGLGQIDMELQCQRRESEGQSIVAEDGETSGRDLDQAITESRHVVNGLGKTDIDRIKAKIKRRKMERGSSKCAVAVDDSSDDAWMEKNLEFGLDVDRIKAMIKRRKKDRETSKWTASVDDFSEEAWIQKELEIGIELGAESAANKQRLT is encoded by the exons ATGCCTTCTCTCTCACAAGGCATCTATATTGATTTGCAGGAAATTGGTTGGTTCTGTCAGGAA GTAAAGGTGAAAATGGCAGAGGAGCCTTCAGTAGTCCTGTTTCAGCTTGGAATGACCAGAGATGGAGAGCGCGATACTGCAGATAAGTTTAAATCTAGCTGGTATTTCAGTAGAGAAGAGATTGAGAATAACTCCCCCTCACGGAAAGATGGAATTGACGCAAGGAAGGAATCGCAACTGCGGATGTTATATTGTTCATTCCTCCGTGATGTTGGCATGAGACTTGGACT ACCACAGATCACAATTGCAACGGCAATCATGTTTTGCCATCGCTTTTATCTCCACCAGTCACATGCAAAGAATGAATGGCAG ACCATTGCAATGGTTTGCATGTTTCTTGCTTCCAAGGTCGAGGATACACCACGTGGATTGGACAAGGTTGTCATAGTAGCATATGAGACCATGTGCAGAAGGGATCCTTCTGCTGCTCAGAAAATTCATCGGAAG GAAGTTTTTGAGAAGCAGAAGACACTAATTTTAATTGGGGAGAGGCTGCTACTTTCAACAATTCGGTTTGATTTCAATATTCAACACCCCTACAAACCACTTCTTGATGCTTTAAAGAAACTGGAGATCACTCGTAAGGATGTGAGACAAGTAGCATGGAACTTTGTGAATGATTG GCTTCGGACTACAATGTGCCTGCAATATAAGCCCCATTATATTGCTGCTGGCTCCCTTTTCCTTGCTGCTAAGCTTCACAATGTCAGACTTGCAACCGAAAGGGGTCATGTTTGGTGGCATGAGTTTGATGTCGCCCCACAACAGTTAGAAG AGGTTATTCAGCGGATGACACTGCTACTGGGTTACAAGAGCAGACCCATGGTGACTCGTGCACTTGAGAAGCCGATCCATACCCCACTGGCAGCAAAGGAAGAGGTCTCCAGCAGTCCAGACTCTGTTTTGATTATGCCTGATTCATGCAGAAGCAGCTCAAGCCAAGACTTTGATGGAGAGGTTGGCAGGCATAGGCCTGTGGGTTCCATCAATCGCATGATCGCCAAATGCTCGAGTGCAGATGGAGAATGCTCATGTGTGGATGGGAGAACAGAGCTGCAATGCCAGTCGAGAGAATCTGAAAGCCCAATTGGTGTTTCTAAGGATGGTGAGAGATTGGGGATGGACTTGGATCAAGCAAGGCTGGAGCCACACCATGTTGTTAATGGGCTTAGTAAAATCGACATAGAGCTGCGATGCCAGCCAAGAGAAACTGAAAGCCTAAGTAGTGTTGCTAAGGATGGTGAGGAATCAGGGAGAGACTTGGACCCATTTAGCGTTGCTAAGGATGGTGAGAGATCGGGGAAGGAATTGGACCAAGTAAGGATGGAGCCACACCATGATGTTCGTGGGCTTGGCCAAATAGACATGGAGCTTCAATGCCAGCGAAGAGAATCTGAAGGCCAAAGTATTGTTGCTGAGGATGGCGAGACATCAGGGAGAGACTTGGACCAAGCAATCACTGAGTCCCGCCATGTGGTCAATGGGCTTGGTAAGACAGACATTGACAGAATCAAGGCAAAGATAAAGAGAAGGAAGATGGAGAGAGGAAGTAGTAAGTGTGCGGTGGCTGTGGATGACTCTAGTGATGATGCCTGGATGGAGAAGAATCTGGAATTTGGATTAGATGTAGACAGGATCAAGGCTATgataaagagaaggaagaaggacaGAGAAACTAGTAAGTGGACCGCGTCTGTGGATGACTTCAGTGAAGAAGCCTGGATTCAGAAGGAGCTAGAAATTGGGATAGAGCTTGGAGCTGAATCTGCTGCGAATAAACAAAGGTTGACATGA
- the LOC103703757 gene encoding cyclin-T1-1-like isoform X1, with protein MRSFPSRQENPVSPYRSRSSSRVLSLPFDHRVPPSFQGDSCHRSPKEIGWFCQEVKVKMAEEPSVVLFQLGMTRDGERDTADKFKSSWYFSREEIENNSPSRKDGIDARKESQLRMLYCSFLRDVGMRLGLPQITIATAIMFCHRFYLHQSHAKNEWQTIAMVCMFLASKVEDTPRGLDKVVIVAYETMCRRDPSAAQKIHRKEVFEKQKTLILIGERLLLSTIRFDFNIQHPYKPLLDALKKLEITRKDVRQVAWNFVNDWLRTTMCLQYKPHYIAAGSLFLAAKLHNVRLATERGHVWWHEFDVAPQQLEEVIQRMTLLLGYKSRPMVTRALEKPIHTPLAAKEEVSSSPDSVLIMPDSCRSSSSQDFDGEVGRHRPVGSINRMIAKCSSADGECSCVDGRTELQCQSRESESPIGVSKDGERLGMDLDQARLEPHHVVNGLSKIDIELRCQPRETESLSSVAKDGEESGRDLDPFSVAKDGERSGKELDQVRMEPHHDVRGLGQIDMELQCQRRESEGQSIVAEDGETSGRDLDQAITESRHVVNGLGKTDIDRIKAKIKRRKMERGSSKCAVAVDDSSDDAWMEKNLEFGLDVDRIKAMIKRRKKDRETSKWTASVDDFSEEAWIQKELEIGIELGAESAANKQRLT; from the exons GAAATTGGTTGGTTCTGTCAGGAA GTAAAGGTGAAAATGGCAGAGGAGCCTTCAGTAGTCCTGTTTCAGCTTGGAATGACCAGAGATGGAGAGCGCGATACTGCAGATAAGTTTAAATCTAGCTGGTATTTCAGTAGAGAAGAGATTGAGAATAACTCCCCCTCACGGAAAGATGGAATTGACGCAAGGAAGGAATCGCAACTGCGGATGTTATATTGTTCATTCCTCCGTGATGTTGGCATGAGACTTGGACT ACCACAGATCACAATTGCAACGGCAATCATGTTTTGCCATCGCTTTTATCTCCACCAGTCACATGCAAAGAATGAATGGCAG ACCATTGCAATGGTTTGCATGTTTCTTGCTTCCAAGGTCGAGGATACACCACGTGGATTGGACAAGGTTGTCATAGTAGCATATGAGACCATGTGCAGAAGGGATCCTTCTGCTGCTCAGAAAATTCATCGGAAG GAAGTTTTTGAGAAGCAGAAGACACTAATTTTAATTGGGGAGAGGCTGCTACTTTCAACAATTCGGTTTGATTTCAATATTCAACACCCCTACAAACCACTTCTTGATGCTTTAAAGAAACTGGAGATCACTCGTAAGGATGTGAGACAAGTAGCATGGAACTTTGTGAATGATTG GCTTCGGACTACAATGTGCCTGCAATATAAGCCCCATTATATTGCTGCTGGCTCCCTTTTCCTTGCTGCTAAGCTTCACAATGTCAGACTTGCAACCGAAAGGGGTCATGTTTGGTGGCATGAGTTTGATGTCGCCCCACAACAGTTAGAAG AGGTTATTCAGCGGATGACACTGCTACTGGGTTACAAGAGCAGACCCATGGTGACTCGTGCACTTGAGAAGCCGATCCATACCCCACTGGCAGCAAAGGAAGAGGTCTCCAGCAGTCCAGACTCTGTTTTGATTATGCCTGATTCATGCAGAAGCAGCTCAAGCCAAGACTTTGATGGAGAGGTTGGCAGGCATAGGCCTGTGGGTTCCATCAATCGCATGATCGCCAAATGCTCGAGTGCAGATGGAGAATGCTCATGTGTGGATGGGAGAACAGAGCTGCAATGCCAGTCGAGAGAATCTGAAAGCCCAATTGGTGTTTCTAAGGATGGTGAGAGATTGGGGATGGACTTGGATCAAGCAAGGCTGGAGCCACACCATGTTGTTAATGGGCTTAGTAAAATCGACATAGAGCTGCGATGCCAGCCAAGAGAAACTGAAAGCCTAAGTAGTGTTGCTAAGGATGGTGAGGAATCAGGGAGAGACTTGGACCCATTTAGCGTTGCTAAGGATGGTGAGAGATCGGGGAAGGAATTGGACCAAGTAAGGATGGAGCCACACCATGATGTTCGTGGGCTTGGCCAAATAGACATGGAGCTTCAATGCCAGCGAAGAGAATCTGAAGGCCAAAGTATTGTTGCTGAGGATGGCGAGACATCAGGGAGAGACTTGGACCAAGCAATCACTGAGTCCCGCCATGTGGTCAATGGGCTTGGTAAGACAGACATTGACAGAATCAAGGCAAAGATAAAGAGAAGGAAGATGGAGAGAGGAAGTAGTAAGTGTGCGGTGGCTGTGGATGACTCTAGTGATGATGCCTGGATGGAGAAGAATCTGGAATTTGGATTAGATGTAGACAGGATCAAGGCTATgataaagagaaggaagaaggacaGAGAAACTAGTAAGTGGACCGCGTCTGTGGATGACTTCAGTGAAGAAGCCTGGATTCAGAAGGAGCTAGAAATTGGGATAGAGCTTGGAGCTGAATCTGCTGCGAATAAACAAAGGTTGACATGA
- the LOC103703757 gene encoding cyclin-T1-1-like isoform X3 has product MAEEPSVVLFQLGMTRDGERDTADKFKSSWYFSREEIENNSPSRKDGIDARKESQLRMLYCSFLRDVGMRLGLPQITIATAIMFCHRFYLHQSHAKNEWQTIAMVCMFLASKVEDTPRGLDKVVIVAYETMCRRDPSAAQKIHRKEVFEKQKTLILIGERLLLSTIRFDFNIQHPYKPLLDALKKLEITRKDVRQVAWNFVNDWLRTTMCLQYKPHYIAAGSLFLAAKLHNVRLATERGHVWWHEFDVAPQQLEEVIQRMTLLLGYKSRPMVTRALEKPIHTPLAAKEEVSSSPDSVLIMPDSCRSSSSQDFDGEVGRHRPVGSINRMIAKCSSADGECSCVDGRTELQCQSRESESPIGVSKDGERLGMDLDQARLEPHHVVNGLSKIDIELRCQPRETESLSSVAKDGEESGRDLDPFSVAKDGERSGKELDQVRMEPHHDVRGLGQIDMELQCQRRESEGQSIVAEDGETSGRDLDQAITESRHVVNGLGKTDIDRIKAKIKRRKMERGSSKCAVAVDDSSDDAWMEKNLEFGLDVDRIKAMIKRRKKDRETSKWTASVDDFSEEAWIQKELEIGIELGAESAANKQRLT; this is encoded by the exons ATGGCAGAGGAGCCTTCAGTAGTCCTGTTTCAGCTTGGAATGACCAGAGATGGAGAGCGCGATACTGCAGATAAGTTTAAATCTAGCTGGTATTTCAGTAGAGAAGAGATTGAGAATAACTCCCCCTCACGGAAAGATGGAATTGACGCAAGGAAGGAATCGCAACTGCGGATGTTATATTGTTCATTCCTCCGTGATGTTGGCATGAGACTTGGACT ACCACAGATCACAATTGCAACGGCAATCATGTTTTGCCATCGCTTTTATCTCCACCAGTCACATGCAAAGAATGAATGGCAG ACCATTGCAATGGTTTGCATGTTTCTTGCTTCCAAGGTCGAGGATACACCACGTGGATTGGACAAGGTTGTCATAGTAGCATATGAGACCATGTGCAGAAGGGATCCTTCTGCTGCTCAGAAAATTCATCGGAAG GAAGTTTTTGAGAAGCAGAAGACACTAATTTTAATTGGGGAGAGGCTGCTACTTTCAACAATTCGGTTTGATTTCAATATTCAACACCCCTACAAACCACTTCTTGATGCTTTAAAGAAACTGGAGATCACTCGTAAGGATGTGAGACAAGTAGCATGGAACTTTGTGAATGATTG GCTTCGGACTACAATGTGCCTGCAATATAAGCCCCATTATATTGCTGCTGGCTCCCTTTTCCTTGCTGCTAAGCTTCACAATGTCAGACTTGCAACCGAAAGGGGTCATGTTTGGTGGCATGAGTTTGATGTCGCCCCACAACAGTTAGAAG AGGTTATTCAGCGGATGACACTGCTACTGGGTTACAAGAGCAGACCCATGGTGACTCGTGCACTTGAGAAGCCGATCCATACCCCACTGGCAGCAAAGGAAGAGGTCTCCAGCAGTCCAGACTCTGTTTTGATTATGCCTGATTCATGCAGAAGCAGCTCAAGCCAAGACTTTGATGGAGAGGTTGGCAGGCATAGGCCTGTGGGTTCCATCAATCGCATGATCGCCAAATGCTCGAGTGCAGATGGAGAATGCTCATGTGTGGATGGGAGAACAGAGCTGCAATGCCAGTCGAGAGAATCTGAAAGCCCAATTGGTGTTTCTAAGGATGGTGAGAGATTGGGGATGGACTTGGATCAAGCAAGGCTGGAGCCACACCATGTTGTTAATGGGCTTAGTAAAATCGACATAGAGCTGCGATGCCAGCCAAGAGAAACTGAAAGCCTAAGTAGTGTTGCTAAGGATGGTGAGGAATCAGGGAGAGACTTGGACCCATTTAGCGTTGCTAAGGATGGTGAGAGATCGGGGAAGGAATTGGACCAAGTAAGGATGGAGCCACACCATGATGTTCGTGGGCTTGGCCAAATAGACATGGAGCTTCAATGCCAGCGAAGAGAATCTGAAGGCCAAAGTATTGTTGCTGAGGATGGCGAGACATCAGGGAGAGACTTGGACCAAGCAATCACTGAGTCCCGCCATGTGGTCAATGGGCTTGGTAAGACAGACATTGACAGAATCAAGGCAAAGATAAAGAGAAGGAAGATGGAGAGAGGAAGTAGTAAGTGTGCGGTGGCTGTGGATGACTCTAGTGATGATGCCTGGATGGAGAAGAATCTGGAATTTGGATTAGATGTAGACAGGATCAAGGCTATgataaagagaaggaagaaggacaGAGAAACTAGTAAGTGGACCGCGTCTGTGGATGACTTCAGTGAAGAAGCCTGGATTCAGAAGGAGCTAGAAATTGGGATAGAGCTTGGAGCTGAATCTGCTGCGAATAAACAAAGGTTGACATGA